In Turicibacter sanguinis, a genomic segment contains:
- the pilM gene encoding type IV pilus assembly protein PilM, producing the protein MSEKKKFDFKELAQMDIKDLFKKKAPTKVKEKKSKPMLKPVVSFDFGSESIKVVEGRYIREQLQVTNCFSVETPLGAIEDGRIVNVSLLVTALSKALSDHGVKAKDAIGCLNSTQIINRELLIPVVASDEMETVVRYEIQQFLPINLSDYLIQYVILGEVEVMGEKRLKLNVITFPEKMARSYYDLLKELGFKPYALDVSYNAISKLATYSDLLEQVTTAEGTVAFVDMGAQSIDLNIFTDENIQFTRLIKSGGAIIDEKLNQLPDMSIKSAVSLKQEADLREIGSSNLVQRAIILSIDEMLYELERVLQFYRNKAVGNTIDHVYLLGGLSHLKGLETYMENRLNTPVSKLKDISLTDVNQALTPDVLGDYANALGAMIRF; encoded by the coding sequence ATGTCTGAGAAAAAGAAGTTTGATTTTAAAGAGTTAGCGCAGATGGATATTAAGGATTTATTTAAGAAGAAGGCACCAACTAAAGTTAAAGAAAAGAAATCTAAGCCAATGCTAAAACCTGTTGTTTCATTTGACTTTGGATCAGAGAGCATTAAGGTGGTCGAAGGTCGTTATATTCGTGAACAGTTACAGGTGACGAATTGTTTTTCAGTTGAAACGCCACTAGGTGCGATTGAAGACGGGCGTATTGTAAATGTTAGTTTATTAGTGACGGCTTTATCTAAAGCATTAAGTGATCATGGTGTGAAAGCTAAGGATGCGATTGGTTGTTTAAATTCAACTCAAATTATTAATCGTGAGTTATTAATTCCAGTGGTTGCGTCAGATGAGATGGAAACCGTTGTTCGTTATGAGATTCAACAGTTCTTACCGATTAATTTGTCTGATTATTTAATTCAATATGTGATTTTAGGTGAAGTGGAAGTCATGGGGGAGAAGCGTTTAAAGTTAAATGTTATTACATTCCCTGAAAAAATGGCGAGAAGCTATTATGATTTATTAAAAGAATTAGGATTTAAACCTTATGCGTTAGATGTGAGTTATAACGCGATTAGTAAGTTAGCGACTTATAGCGATTTATTAGAACAAGTTACGACAGCAGAAGGTACGGTTGCTTTTGTTGATATGGGAGCCCAATCAATTGATTTAAATATTTTTACGGATGAAAATATTCAATTTACTCGTTTAATTAAATCTGGTGGCGCAATCATCGATGAAAAATTAAATCAATTACCGGATATGTCAATAAAATCAGCGGTATCTTTAAAGCAAGAAGCTGATTTAAGAGAAATTGGAAGTAGTAATCTCGTACAGCGTGCTATCATTCTATCAATTGATGAAATGTTATATGAGCTTGAGCGAGTGTTACAGTTTTATCGCAATAAAGCAGTAGGAAATACGATTGATCATGTTTATCTATTAGGTGGTTTATCGCACTTAAAAGGCTTAGAAACTTATATGGAAAATCGTTTGAATACGCCAGTTTCAAAACTTAAAGATATTAGTTTAACGGATGTTAATCAAGCGTTAACTCCGGATGTTTTAGGAGATTATGCGAATGCACTTGGTGCAATGATTCGCTTTTAG
- a CDS encoding S1C family serine protease produces the protein MKMNKVLYTSLVVLVTAWSVFFIANFYYDKASVGGNTGTTQTTDNNNQNIIQEVVEREVVTQESQRIEAIQKVSPAIVGVVNFANNRTQGEGSGIIYKAEGDTAYIVTNQHVVDSGDYFEVVFSNGNRSEAELLGSDIYTDLAVLKVSDVTVDAVAEFGSTEDLQVGQTVIVIGNPLGLNFAGSATSGIVSGKDRTVSVDLNSDGYDDWEMTVLQTDTAINPGNSGGALINLDGKIVGINSMKIATSSVEGMSFSIPTYVALPIINDLEIYGEVRRPQLGVYIQDMSMIPDRLKEILNISTDQKTGVFIYEVFDGGVAEQMGIKAGDVVTAINGDSVDDAMAFRKKLYDFREGDEITLTVVREQQTLDLKTTIQPADVEIS, from the coding sequence ATGAAAATGAATAAGGTTTTATACACATCTTTAGTTGTTTTAGTAACGGCGTGGAGTGTTTTCTTTATTGCGAACTTCTATTATGATAAAGCGAGCGTTGGGGGAAATACAGGAACGACTCAAACAACGGATAATAATAATCAAAATATTATTCAAGAAGTTGTAGAACGTGAAGTAGTAACTCAAGAATCTCAACGCATTGAAGCAATTCAAAAAGTATCGCCTGCTATTGTTGGTGTGGTTAATTTTGCAAATAACCGTACACAAGGTGAGGGATCAGGAATTATTTATAAAGCTGAAGGAGATACGGCTTATATTGTAACGAATCAACACGTTGTAGATAGCGGTGATTATTTTGAGGTTGTGTTCTCGAATGGTAATCGTTCTGAAGCCGAGTTATTAGGTAGCGATATTTATACAGATTTAGCAGTATTAAAAGTTTCTGATGTGACAGTTGATGCAGTAGCTGAGTTTGGTAGTACTGAAGATTTACAAGTAGGGCAAACGGTCATTGTAATTGGGAATCCTTTAGGATTAAACTTTGCAGGTTCTGCAACATCAGGAATTGTTTCTGGTAAGGATCGTACGGTTTCTGTTGATTTAAATAGCGACGGATATGATGATTGGGAAATGACTGTTTTACAAACAGATACGGCGATTAACCCTGGTAACAGTGGTGGAGCTTTAATCAATTTAGATGGTAAAATAGTTGGGATTAACTCAATGAAGATTGCAACAAGTTCGGTTGAGGGGATGTCTTTCTCGATTCCAACGTATGTTGCACTTCCAATTATTAATGATTTAGAAATTTACGGTGAAGTTCGCCGTCCACAACTTGGTGTTTATATTCAAGATATGAGTATGATTCCAGATCGTTTAAAAGAGATTTTAAATATTTCAACTGATCAAAAAACAGGTGTTTTCATTTATGAAGTATTTGATGGTGGTGTTGCTGAACAAATGGGAATTAAAGCTGGTGATGTGGTAACAGCGATTAATGGTGATTCAGTTGATGACGCAATGGCATTTAGAAAAAAATTATATGATTTCCGTGAAGGTGATGAAATCACATTAACGGTTGTTCGTGAACAACAAACATTAGATTTAAAAACAACGATTCAACCAGCTGATGTTGAAATTAGCTAA
- a CDS encoding prepilin-type N-terminal cleavage/methylation domain-containing protein, whose product MNKRNKKRGFTLIELIIVIAIIAILAAIAVPAFGQIRQKANVSADIGNARSIYSVVTSLVAEETITLPNNGTGADASTRETFSYYDLKNLPTSINLVESHLAGVSAPKTYQGTEFLVGLNGNGEVKILVVEDDNATVAVDQATVDAANAVEIYPNPKDRYAQ is encoded by the coding sequence ATGAACAAACGTAACAAAAAACGCGGATTCACGTTAATTGAGTTAATTATCGTAATCGCAATTATCGCCATTTTAGCGGCAATCGCTGTACCAGCATTCGGACAAATCCGTCAAAAAGCAAATGTGTCAGCTGATATCGGAAATGCACGTTCAATTTATTCAGTTGTTACTTCATTAGTTGCCGAAGAAACTATCACATTACCAAACAATGGTACAGGAGCTGATGCTTCAACTCGAGAAACATTCTCTTACTATGATTTAAAAAATTTACCAACAAGTATTAATTTAGTTGAAAGTCATTTAGCAGGCGTTTCAGCTCCAAAAACATATCAAGGAACAGAATTTTTAGTGGGATTAAATGGGAATGGTGAAGTTAAAATTTTAGTAGTTGAAGATGATAATGCTACTGTAGCAGTAGACCAGGCTACTGTAGATGCAGCTAATGCTGTAGAAATTTATCCTAATCCAAAAGATCGTTACGCACAATAA
- a CDS encoding TatD family hydrolase, whose protein sequence is MLFDTHVHLNDKKFEEDLMEVIERAKDEGVSKMLVVGFDARTNKKAIELAEEFDFIYAAVGWHPVDAIYLTDELFEELSKQAMHPRVVAIGECGLDYYWETSPHDVQKEVLIRQIHLAQSVNKPLVIHTRESIADTLEILKQYDAASVGGVMHCYSGSVETAREFIKLNFKISLAGPVTFTNGKKPQSVAREIPLEHLLIETDAPYLTPHPHRGQRNEPFYVSLVAKKIAEVKEVPYEEVCQQTMANACALFKIG, encoded by the coding sequence GTGCTTTTTGATACACATGTACATTTAAATGATAAGAAGTTTGAAGAAGATTTAATGGAAGTAATCGAACGTGCCAAAGACGAAGGTGTCTCAAAGATGTTAGTCGTGGGGTTTGATGCGAGAACGAACAAAAAAGCCATTGAGTTAGCCGAAGAATTCGATTTTATTTACGCAGCTGTTGGGTGGCATCCGGTTGATGCAATTTATTTAACGGATGAGTTATTTGAGGAGTTATCCAAACAGGCGATGCATCCTCGTGTGGTAGCGATTGGAGAATGTGGTCTTGATTATTATTGGGAGACGTCTCCACATGATGTTCAAAAGGAAGTGTTAATTCGCCAGATTCATTTAGCACAGTCAGTGAACAAGCCACTTGTGATTCATACGCGAGAATCGATTGCAGATACGCTTGAGATTTTGAAACAGTATGATGCTGCGTCAGTAGGTGGTGTGATGCATTGTTATAGTGGAAGTGTTGAAACAGCACGTGAGTTCATTAAGTTGAATTTTAAAATTTCATTAGCAGGACCTGTGACCTTTACAAATGGGAAAAAGCCACAGTCGGTTGCTCGTGAAATTCCACTTGAACATTTATTGATTGAAACGGATGCGCCTTATTTAACACCTCATCCACATCGTGGGCAGCGGAATGAACCTTTTTATGTTTCATTGGTGGCTAAAAAGATCGCTGAAGTTAAAGAAGTGCCTTATGAAGAAGTTTGTCAGCAGACGATGGCAAATGCCTGTGCTTTATTTAAAATCGGATAA
- a CDS encoding type II secretion system F family protein, translating to MAKFKYRALTSTNEKVEGVYEAKSKDEVLAIISSNGYYPLMIEEVIESTNINLGLKKKVKLKDIAVFCRQFYTMVDAGVQIDNCLDILSTQLTHPELKKALTQVHEDVQRGESLYESMSKHEEEFPELLLKMIQSGEVSGNLDTILLRMSVYYEKENKMNAKVKNAMIYPSILAIVAAGAVTVILTFVMPTFIEMFNEMGVELPWLTKALLWTSDFMTSNALVLIVSVFAISFVYRMYSRTDHGKYTMSQLKLALPIVKPLNQKIIVSRFTRTLSTLLSSGMPLAQSIQIVSEVVQNTVAEQALLTVRDELVKGEGLSGPMKDAGIFPPMLSSMIHIGEETGALDEILNKTADFYDDELEAQIQATTALIEPLLIVVMGIIIGAIVLAIMIPMFEMYTQM from the coding sequence GTGGCGAAGTTTAAGTATCGCGCGTTAACTTCTACGAATGAAAAGGTAGAAGGTGTGTATGAAGCGAAGTCGAAAGATGAAGTATTGGCGATTATTTCGTCAAATGGCTATTACCCTTTAATGATTGAGGAAGTCATCGAAAGTACAAATATTAATTTGGGTCTTAAAAAGAAAGTTAAACTCAAGGATATTGCGGTATTTTGTCGTCAGTTTTACACGATGGTCGATGCCGGAGTTCAGATTGATAACTGTTTGGATATCTTGTCAACACAGTTAACGCATCCTGAACTTAAAAAAGCTTTAACACAGGTTCATGAAGATGTGCAGCGCGGAGAGTCATTGTATGAATCGATGTCAAAGCATGAAGAGGAGTTTCCAGAATTGCTGCTGAAGATGATTCAATCGGGAGAGGTCAGCGGGAATTTGGATACGATTTTGCTACGTATGTCTGTGTACTATGAAAAAGAAAATAAGATGAATGCTAAAGTTAAAAATGCAATGATATATCCATCGATTCTAGCAATTGTAGCAGCAGGAGCTGTGACAGTTATTTTAACATTCGTCATGCCCACATTTATCGAAATGTTTAATGAGATGGGAGTCGAACTTCCTTGGTTAACAAAAGCACTCCTTTGGACAAGTGATTTTATGACATCCAATGCTTTAGTGCTGATTGTCAGTGTATTTGCCATCAGCTTCGTATATCGAATGTATTCACGTACGGATCATGGGAAATACACAATGAGTCAATTAAAATTGGCATTGCCTATTGTGAAACCATTGAATCAAAAAATTATTGTTTCAAGGTTTACAAGAACGTTATCAACACTGCTTTCGAGTGGGATGCCATTAGCGCAATCCATTCAAATTGTCTCGGAAGTTGTTCAAAATACAGTCGCAGAACAAGCCCTTTTAACAGTTCGAGATGAACTTGTTAAAGGGGAGGGACTAAGCGGTCCGATGAAAGATGCTGGAATTTTTCCACCGATGTTATCTTCTATGATTCATATCGGGGAAGAAACAGGAGCATTAGATGAAATACTAAATAAAACAGCCGATTTTTATGACGATGAGTTAGAGGCACAAATTCAAGCAACAACTGCTTTAATTGAACCATTACTTATTGTAGTCATGGGGATCATTATCGGGGCTATTGTTTTAGCTATCATGATTCCAATGTTTGAGATGTACACTCAAATGTAA
- a CDS encoding PilN domain-containing protein, with protein MRRDINFFSTYQNERYKQKNQNIYSYVLVGVVGLFVIGTFTYNQVQISNINHQIDELESKLLDPAIQEQIKESDLAFKLSEVLGQYDNGLTSLLTSIESRDLITTQKLDLISSTIPSEVQFGSLSITNTNITISATSTSRTAIAEVQHNLKQLDFIADVYIGSIGGTDTYSFSLNCTLKDVN; from the coding sequence ATGAGACGAGATATTAACTTTTTTAGTACCTATCAAAATGAGCGATATAAACAGAAAAATCAAAATATTTACAGTTATGTTTTAGTGGGAGTCGTCGGTTTGTTTGTAATTGGAACATTTACCTATAATCAAGTTCAAATTTCAAACATTAATCACCAAATTGATGAATTAGAAAGCAAACTTTTAGATCCTGCCATTCAAGAACAAATTAAAGAATCAGACCTTGCCTTTAAGTTATCAGAAGTACTGGGGCAGTATGATAATGGATTAACCTCACTGTTAACCAGTATTGAATCACGTGATTTAATCACGACTCAGAAGCTAGATTTAATTAGTTCGACGATTCCATCTGAAGTTCAGTTTGGAAGTTTGAGTATTACGAATACGAATATTACAATCTCAGCTACCTCGACATCACGCACGGCGATTGCAGAGGTTCAACATAATTTAAAACAATTAGATTTTATTGCGGATGTGTATATCGGCTCAATTGGTGGCACGGATACGTATAGCTTTAGTTTAAATTGTACGTTAAAGGATGTGAACTA
- a CDS encoding ABC transporter ATP-binding protein, translating to MEPLLKVENLSQHFKINKHYTVKAVNGLNFEIYPGETFGLVGESGSGKSTTGRSIIRLYEPTSGKIVFDGVDISGKLSKADEKHLRTNMQMIFQDPMASLNPRKKVLDLIAQGIDVHHLYQSKEERNELVFKMLDKVGLSRDHAYRYPHQFSGGQRQRIGIARALIMEPKLIIADEAISALDVSIQAQVVNLMKKIQKETGIAYLFIAHDLSMVKYISNRIGVMHLGYLVEVGTREDIFNNPIHPYTKSLLSAIPNPDPIYEKTREILIYDSDTVDYSKGVKHQISETHSVLATSEELAQWIED from the coding sequence ATGGAACCTTTATTAAAAGTAGAGAATTTATCGCAACATTTTAAAATTAATAAGCATTATACAGTAAAGGCTGTGAATGGGCTTAACTTTGAGATTTATCCTGGGGAAACGTTTGGTTTGGTTGGCGAAAGTGGAAGCGGGAAATCAACGACGGGACGCTCGATTATTCGTTTATATGAACCAACTTCAGGAAAAATTGTTTTTGATGGTGTGGATATCTCAGGAAAGTTAAGCAAAGCGGATGAGAAGCATTTAAGAACGAATATGCAAATGATTTTTCAAGATCCGATGGCGTCTCTTAATCCACGTAAAAAGGTACTTGATTTGATTGCTCAAGGAATTGATGTGCATCATTTATATCAGTCAAAAGAAGAGCGCAATGAACTGGTATTTAAGATGCTTGATAAGGTTGGACTCAGCCGTGATCATGCCTATCGTTATCCCCATCAATTTTCTGGTGGTCAACGTCAGCGTATTGGAATTGCAAGGGCCTTAATTATGGAGCCAAAGCTGATTATTGCAGATGAAGCAATTAGTGCTCTTGATGTTTCAATTCAGGCACAAGTGGTTAATTTGATGAAAAAGATTCAGAAGGAGACTGGGATTGCTTATTTGTTTATTGCGCATGATTTATCGATGGTCAAATATATTTCAAATCGAATAGGAGTTATGCATTTAGGTTATTTAGTTGAGGTTGGAACACGAGAAGATATTTTTAATAATCCAATTCATCCGTATACGAAATCATTATTATCAGCAATTCCAAATCCTGATCCGATTTATGAAAAGACACGAGAGATTTTGATATATGATTCAGATACTGTGGATTATTCAAAAGGGGTAAAACATCAAATTAGTGAAACGCATTCGGTGTTAGCAACGTCTGAAGAGTTAGCCCAATGGATTGAAGATTGA
- a CDS encoding transglycosylase domain-containing protein, protein MKKLSTFFKTKYLVVTMIMGIELVAILGLTVYQYFKYLPAPDINVNTTITFYDSDGEVFLEKTYPKNQNWVTLDEISPYVIDGFIATEDRNFYNHMGFDPIRIAKAVLVNITTGSKSQGASTITQQYARNLFSDFDKTWERKIKEAFYALKLEIAYDKETILEGYLNTINFGHGNYGIEDAALFYFDKHASELTLEEASVLVGIPKGPSYYSPLINYENAMSRKQIVLKSMLVEDYITQEEYDLALNTEATIIGEHPEALEYDAPYYVDAVLSEVDKLLDGQMMSYRHLNICTTLDREIQTYVNDAIEDTIKQEGVQTAVIVMDPQTGYVKALSGGTNYETSQFNRALYSRRQIGSMMKPFLYYAALEYGFTPSTTFMNEPTSFTYNDGANTYTPGNYSGAYAYDEISMANAIAVSDNIFAVKTHMFLGMDVLSETVKRFGIEEEIPQIPSAILGVSSINIMEMAEAYSIFANNGQSVERKFVTEITDGRGFYVYKDQASQGEQVLDQTKTYIMNEMMTGMFDINQNNHLSVTGLSIIPELTHRYAGKSGTTNTDSWMIGYTPELVTTVWTGYDEGQTLDGVEVNRYAKNIWASVMENSLKESGSTWFETPKNVVPVSIEPVSGYLAADDCDKKVTLYYEKGNIPTTTCSAHEKETTIVDNAN, encoded by the coding sequence GTGAAAAAGTTATCCACATTTTTTAAGACCAAATATTTAGTTGTAACAATGATTATGGGAATTGAGTTAGTGGCAATCCTGGGACTAACCGTTTATCAATATTTTAAATATCTCCCTGCCCCAGACATTAACGTCAATACAACCATTACTTTTTATGATTCAGATGGAGAAGTCTTTTTAGAAAAAACATACCCTAAAAATCAAAACTGGGTTACACTCGATGAAATTTCTCCTTACGTGATTGATGGATTTATTGCGACCGAAGACCGTAATTTTTATAATCATATGGGATTTGATCCAATTCGCATTGCAAAAGCCGTTTTAGTTAACATAACGACTGGAAGCAAATCTCAAGGTGCATCAACGATTACCCAACAGTATGCTCGTAATTTATTCTCGGACTTTGATAAAACATGGGAAAGAAAAATTAAAGAGGCATTTTATGCATTGAAGCTTGAAATTGCCTATGATAAGGAGACCATTTTAGAAGGTTATTTAAATACAATTAACTTCGGTCATGGTAACTATGGAATTGAAGATGCAGCCTTATTCTACTTTGACAAACATGCGAGTGAACTCACACTCGAAGAAGCATCTGTTTTAGTTGGGATTCCAAAAGGTCCTAGCTACTACTCTCCACTCATCAACTACGAAAATGCCATGTCAAGAAAACAAATCGTGCTAAAATCAATGCTCGTTGAAGACTATATTACACAAGAAGAATACGATCTTGCGCTTAACACAGAGGCAACCATTATTGGGGAACATCCAGAAGCACTTGAATATGATGCCCCATATTATGTCGATGCTGTTTTAAGTGAAGTGGATAAACTGCTAGATGGACAAATGATGTCCTATCGTCATTTAAATATTTGCACGACGCTTGATCGCGAGATTCAAACTTATGTCAACGATGCTATTGAAGACACGATTAAACAAGAGGGAGTTCAAACAGCCGTCATCGTTATGGACCCTCAAACTGGATATGTGAAAGCTCTCAGTGGTGGAACCAATTACGAAACCTCTCAATTTAATCGAGCGTTATATAGTCGACGTCAAATCGGTTCTATGATGAAGCCATTTCTCTATTACGCCGCCCTTGAGTATGGATTCACCCCTTCAACCACCTTTATGAATGAACCTACATCTTTCACTTATAATGATGGAGCAAACACTTATACACCTGGAAACTACTCAGGTGCCTATGCTTACGACGAAATTTCAATGGCTAATGCCATTGCTGTATCTGACAATATCTTTGCAGTTAAAACGCACATGTTTTTAGGAATGGATGTCCTGTCTGAAACCGTGAAACGCTTTGGAATCGAAGAAGAAATTCCACAGATTCCATCCGCTATTCTTGGAGTTAGTTCAATAAATATTATGGAAATGGCCGAGGCCTATAGTATCTTTGCTAATAACGGACAAAGTGTTGAACGAAAATTTGTAACTGAAATTACAGATGGACGTGGCTTCTATGTGTATAAAGATCAAGCCTCTCAAGGTGAACAAGTTTTAGATCAAACCAAAACGTATATCATGAATGAAATGATGACTGGAATGTTTGATATTAATCAAAACAATCATCTATCTGTAACAGGACTATCTATTATCCCAGAACTTACCCACCGATATGCTGGTAAAAGTGGAACAACAAACACCGATTCTTGGATGATTGGATATACTCCTGAACTTGTGACAACCGTTTGGACTGGATACGATGAAGGTCAGACACTCGATGGTGTTGAAGTCAATCGATATGCCAAAAATATTTGGGCATCTGTCATGGAAAACTCATTAAAAGAAAGTGGATCGACTTGGTTTGAAACACCTAAAAACGTTGTTCCAGTTTCAATCGAACCCGTATCTGGGTACCTTGCAGCAGATGACTGCGATAAAAAAGTAACGCTTTATTATGAAAAAGGAAATATCCCAACAACGACATGTTCAGCTCATGAAAAAGAAACAACTATTGTGGATAACGCAAACTAA
- a CDS encoding GspE/PulE family protein, with amino-acid sequence MGLAEKRRLGDILVRAGKINHFQLQEALKNQKILGKKLGEILVDQKIITELDIIEAVEEQTGIQQVNLNNIDFDKHAIKAISQNLCEKYGLVPFEMDVHKIKVAMADPLNIFAIDDISIATALEVEVYIAPKSDIFKFIKIIYTSEEVSKAAEALTKESLQTRLMTTNIEDLEDVKNAPVVKMVDFLFRNSIEMRASDIHIEPFEHEIRIRYRIDGDLRLVNTLGIESLAPLVARIKILAGLNIAEKRVPQDGRIMMRIGEYDVDLRVSILPVVSGEKIVIRILNRSSYQFGRERLGLSGENIEKLDRILSNPHGIILVTGPTGSGKSTTLYTILEDLNTDKVNIVTVEDPVEYTLNGVNQVNVNTKAGLTFASGLRSILRQDPDIVMIGEIRDEETAKIATRAAITGHLVLSTLHTNDAPTTINRLVDMGVESYLVASSITGVIAQRLVKKICPHCKEAYEASVHEKNFLCEDPLKPLTLYKGVGCGHCQQTGYIGRTGIYEIMEITKAHREAIAQNKDATVLREISLQHHMRLLADECKILVMDGITTLEELADVAVFER; translated from the coding sequence ATGGGGTTAGCTGAAAAAAGACGTCTAGGAGATATATTAGTTCGAGCTGGAAAGATTAATCATTTTCAGTTACAAGAAGCTTTAAAGAATCAAAAGATTCTGGGTAAAAAGCTAGGAGAGATTCTAGTTGATCAAAAGATTATAACAGAACTTGATATTATTGAGGCAGTTGAAGAACAAACAGGGATTCAGCAAGTCAATTTAAATAATATTGATTTTGATAAACATGCGATTAAGGCTATTTCTCAAAATTTATGTGAGAAATACGGATTAGTTCCATTTGAAATGGATGTTCATAAAATTAAAGTTGCCATGGCTGACCCATTAAATATTTTTGCGATTGACGATATCTCAATTGCAACAGCCCTTGAAGTTGAAGTTTACATTGCCCCAAAAAGTGATATTTTTAAATTTATTAAGATTATTTATACGAGTGAAGAAGTTTCTAAAGCAGCAGAAGCTTTAACAAAGGAATCATTACAAACTCGTTTAATGACAACCAATATTGAAGATTTAGAAGATGTGAAAAATGCACCTGTTGTTAAAATGGTTGATTTCTTATTTAGAAACTCAATTGAAATGCGTGCTTCAGATATTCACATTGAACCTTTTGAACATGAGATTCGTATTCGTTATCGTATTGATGGTGATTTACGTCTAGTTAATACACTAGGAATTGAATCATTAGCACCACTTGTTGCACGTATTAAAATTTTAGCAGGTCTCAATATTGCTGAAAAACGTGTGCCTCAAGATGGTCGTATTATGATGCGAATTGGAGAGTATGATGTTGATTTACGTGTTTCGATTTTACCCGTTGTAAGTGGGGAGAAAATTGTAATTCGTATTTTAAATCGTTCATCATACCAGTTTGGTCGAGAACGTCTAGGACTTAGTGGCGAAAATATCGAGAAACTTGACCGTATTTTATCGAATCCACACGGCATCATACTTGTAACAGGTCCAACAGGAAGTGGAAAATCAACGACTCTATATACGATTTTAGAAGATTTAAATACAGATAAAGTAAATATTGTCACGGTTGAAGATCCGGTCGAGTATACGTTAAATGGTGTAAATCAGGTTAATGTAAATACAAAAGCTGGTTTAACGTTTGCTAGTGGTCTTCGAAGTATTTTACGTCAGGACCCTGATATTGTCATGATTGGTGAGATTCGTGATGAAGAAACAGCGAAAATTGCAACACGTGCTGCGATTACAGGTCACTTAGTTTTAAGTACACTTCATACAAATGATGCCCCAACAACGATTAATCGTTTAGTTGATATGGGAGTTGAATCTTACTTAGTAGCATCTTCGATTACGGGGGTTATCGCACAACGTCTTGTTAAGAAGATTTGTCCGCATTGTAAGGAAGCCTATGAAGCTTCAGTACACGAAAAGAACTTCTTATGCGAAGATCCATTAAAACCACTGACTTTATATAAGGGAGTGGGATGTGGTCATTGTCAACAGACTGGCTATATTGGTCGTACAGGAATTTACGAGATTATGGAGATTACGAAGGCACATCGAGAAGCGATTGCTCAAAACAAAGATGCAACGGTACTGAGAGAAATTTCACTTCAGCATCATATGAGATTACTTGCTGATGAATGTAAGATATTAGTCATGGATGGTATCACAACGCTTGAAGAGTTGGCGGATGTGGCAGTCTTTGAACGTTAG
- a CDS encoding prepilin peptidase: protein MISIILIMSLCLGPMIKIAATGLIEELPMASWKIHFNQKEIIDSLLLSALIGSIGISLYQKYGLQLDLYKYLFFTVLMILIGLIDFKTTYVYRSTTLITALGGLLFMGIESFKSQAWPVDDLMGAFIGFGVIGLIVVLTRGMGEGDIEIAALAGLYLGTQGLVITLFLGFVLGGIVGAILLSLKLKGMKDEMAFGPYLVMGSFIAMLMGQNIIEFYLNLIY, encoded by the coding sequence ATGATCAGTATTATTTTAATTATGAGTCTTTGCCTAGGTCCAATGATAAAAATAGCAGCTACGGGATTAATCGAAGAGCTACCGATGGCAAGCTGGAAGATACATTTTAATCAGAAAGAAATCATAGATAGTTTATTACTTTCTGCATTAATAGGAAGTATAGGAATTTCTCTTTATCAAAAATATGGTTTACAGTTAGACTTGTATAAATATTTATTTTTTACAGTTTTAATGATTTTGATTGGTTTGATTGATTTTAAAACGACTTATGTGTATCGATCAACAACTTTAATTACCGCATTAGGCGGATTATTATTTATGGGGATAGAAAGTTTTAAATCCCAAGCATGGCCAGTAGATGATTTGATGGGTGCATTCATTGGATTTGGTGTGATTGGATTAATTGTAGTTTTAACACGCGGGATGGGCGAAGGCGATATTGAAATTGCAGCATTAGCTGGCTTATATCTTGGAACTCAAGGATTGGTGATTACTTTATTTTTGGGATTTGTTTTAGGTGGTATCGTTGGGGCGATATTATTAAGTTTAAAATTAAAAGGAATGAAAGATGAAATGGCTTTTGGTCCCTATCTGGTAATGGGATCTTTTATTGCGATGTTAATGGGACAAAATATTATAGAATTTTATCTGAATTTAATTTATTAA